One genomic window of Arthrobacter caoxuetaonis includes the following:
- a CDS encoding LpqB family beta-propeller domain-containing protein, producing MTSGLRGRLRAALLVAVMLFLAGCSSIPTVGPVGTATPSAGGSNIANQLSYTPPGPADGAGPQEIIEGFITAGVGAGEDYSAAREFLTAELASSWVPGERVVIYGADPNVVPLPEPNAFQIQLEVVASVNAGGIRTNSAPGTTETIQVRLAQQDGEWRISGIPNGVMISDVTFPTVFQAHNLYFYSSTYSYWVPDTRWFIRRSGIAASVVNAMLAGPAPYLQGAVTSAFPAETSLARDAVPVVSGVASVDFSAEVLEDSSDLSRQQMALQLEKNLRQLNNVNSVEMTVNQRPVDLGPENDSLLAVQDDPRVGDTQIAVSGDSLTFFQDRQAVPIENLPDLSEYGPREPAVSADLATIAFLSSDAGTLLVTGPGKDVAPVASGSGLSAPSVDPEGWIWSASDEPSGSKVIAVGPDLKPSGQPGLTPSWLEGMKVKELRISRDGARALLVVEQNGTARVLIAGVVRSSGGTPQTLTAPLEVWTDDPVTTAVWVGETSVAALQKGQDERLTPVILDPTEENRTLAPWDGGFSLSGGDGPEDLFLQTADAIYKKLGNGWIKEIDGLRDPAFPG from the coding sequence ATGACTAGCGGACTGCGCGGACGCCTTCGCGCTGCACTCCTCGTCGCCGTGATGCTTTTCCTGGCCGGGTGTTCCTCTATTCCCACGGTCGGGCCGGTGGGCACGGCTACTCCCAGCGCGGGCGGCAGCAACATCGCGAACCAGCTCAGCTACACTCCTCCCGGCCCCGCAGACGGTGCCGGCCCGCAGGAAATCATCGAAGGTTTCATTACCGCCGGAGTCGGTGCCGGAGAGGACTACAGCGCGGCCCGCGAGTTCCTCACAGCCGAGCTCGCCAGCTCCTGGGTTCCCGGCGAGCGGGTCGTGATTTACGGCGCGGACCCGAATGTGGTCCCGCTTCCCGAGCCCAATGCGTTCCAGATCCAGCTCGAAGTCGTGGCTTCGGTCAATGCCGGAGGCATACGCACGAATTCCGCCCCCGGGACTACAGAGACCATCCAGGTCCGGCTGGCGCAGCAGGACGGCGAGTGGCGCATCAGCGGCATTCCCAACGGAGTGATGATTTCGGACGTCACGTTCCCGACGGTGTTCCAGGCCCATAACCTGTACTTCTACTCGAGCACCTACAGCTACTGGGTTCCGGACACCCGGTGGTTTATCCGCCGGTCAGGCATAGCTGCCTCCGTGGTCAACGCCATGCTCGCGGGACCGGCTCCCTACCTGCAGGGCGCAGTGACCAGCGCTTTCCCCGCGGAAACGTCTCTGGCCCGCGATGCCGTTCCGGTGGTTTCAGGTGTGGCATCGGTGGACTTCTCGGCAGAGGTCCTCGAGGATTCCAGTGACCTCAGCCGGCAGCAGATGGCGCTGCAGCTGGAAAAGAACCTCCGCCAGCTCAACAACGTGAATTCGGTTGAGATGACGGTAAACCAGCGCCCGGTGGACCTGGGACCCGAGAACGATTCCCTGCTGGCGGTCCAGGATGATCCCCGCGTCGGCGATACCCAGATCGCAGTCTCCGGCGACAGCTTGACCTTCTTCCAGGACAGGCAGGCGGTGCCCATCGAAAACCTGCCTGACCTCAGTGAGTACGGCCCCCGGGAGCCCGCCGTATCGGCGGACCTGGCCACAATCGCCTTCCTTTCCAGCGACGCCGGCACCCTGCTGGTCACAGGTCCCGGCAAGGACGTCGCCCCCGTGGCGTCCGGAAGCGGCCTCAGCGCACCAAGCGTCGATCCAGAGGGCTGGATCTGGTCCGCCTCGGACGAGCCGTCCGGGAGCAAAGTGATCGCCGTCGGACCGGACCTCAAGCCTTCCGGCCAGCCTGGACTGACACCGTCGTGGCTCGAAGGGATGAAGGTCAAGGAGCTGAGGATCTCACGCGACGGAGCCCGTGCGTTGCTGGTGGTGGAACAGAACGGTACGGCCCGCGTCCTGATCGCCGGCGTCGTGCGCTCCTCTGGCGGCACCCCGCAGACGCTGACGGCACCGTTGGAAGTCTGGACTGACGATCCCGTGACGACGGCTGTCTGGGTCGGCGAGACCTCGGTTGCTGCGCTGCAGAAGGGCCAGGACGAGCGCCTTACCCCGGTCATCCTGGATCCAACGGAGGAGAACCGCACCCTGGCGCCGTGGGACGGGGGCTTCAGCCTGAGCGGTGGTGACGGCCCGGAAGACCTCTTCCTGCAGACCGCTGACGCCATTTACAAGAAACTGGGCAACGGCTGGATCAAGGAGATCGACGGGCTGCGGGATCCGGCGTTCCCGGGCTAG